One part of the Flavobacterium johnsoniae UW101 genome encodes these proteins:
- a CDS encoding DinB family protein, whose product MEEIKEILWKQFGAVIDMLESSILVCPESFWDKKDFWYSAYHTIFWLDYYSSVKPDEFSPPQPFSLSEFDPKGILPERIYLKEELLEYLEHCRKKVFFLIEGLNEETSKERFITKKKNYNRIEMILYNMRHVQHHVGQLNLLLRQNVDTAGKWVSQTNKKY is encoded by the coding sequence ATGGAGGAAATTAAGGAAATATTATGGAAGCAATTTGGAGCTGTAATAGATATGCTCGAGAGTTCAATCTTAGTGTGTCCTGAGAGTTTTTGGGATAAAAAAGATTTTTGGTATTCTGCTTATCACACCATTTTTTGGCTTGATTATTATTCATCTGTAAAACCAGACGAATTTTCTCCACCACAACCATTTTCTTTGTCTGAATTTGATCCAAAAGGAATTTTACCGGAAAGAATTTACCTAAAGGAAGAATTGCTTGAATATCTTGAGCATTGCCGTAAAAAGGTTTTCTTTTTAATTGAAGGACTAAACGAAGAAACTTCAAAAGAAAGATTCATCACAAAGAAGAAAAATTATAACAGAATTGAAATGATTTTATACAACATGAGACATGTTCAGCATCATGTTGGCCAGCTAAATTTATTGTTGAGACAAAATGTTGATACAGCAGGAAAATGGGTTTCACAAACTAATAAAAAATATTGA